The Juglans regia cultivar Chandler chromosome 11, Walnut 2.0, whole genome shotgun sequence genome contains the following window.
TGGACAACGACCATTCAAGTCGACGATGCAACCCGCGTATGGGCAATCACTTGTTCCGCCGGTGGCATTGATGCGCATGCCGACATTGTAGCCGTTGACCAGGCTGACATCGTAGAAATTATTGTCGGTGGGTTTCGATGCGGTGATGAACTCGGCTAATGTGAAAGGTGGTCGGCCGCCTCCGCTACAATTTAGTGAGCCACAATCACCGGTGAGGCATTTACCGTTGCCTAAGGAATCAAAGTTGCACCCCGTTCTGGGCCAAACCCTACCAGACCAGCCAGGGTCGACTTTGAGCGGTACCAATTTTCCAGGAGCCAAGGAAAACCCGTTGTGCCCGAGGGTGGTACCGTTTTCAGAGATAATTGCGGGCCACACTGTGTAGCTACATTGATTCTTAAAGGAAAGAGTGGCTGCTGAAGCCATTCTACCTGCAATTtgacaatatataaataagactTCTCAATCCTTGGTCGAAAGTTAATTTGTAATTTCTGCACAAAAATTCCTGGATAAAAGTAGTATTTTAAGATATAAAagtttattcatcatttttatacacca
Protein-coding sequences here:
- the LOC109018284 gene encoding pathogenesis-related protein 5-like, which gives rise to MGKEISDLFLLLVLLLISSGRMASAATLSFKNQCSYTVWPAIISENGTTLGHNGFSLAPGKLVPLKVDPGWSGRVWPRTGCNFDSLGNGKCLTGDCGSLNCSGGGRPPFTLAEFITASKPTDNNFYDVSLVNGYNVGMRINATGGTSDCPYAGCIVDLNGRCPPQLQVFNVSGSVVACKSACEAFNEAQYCCADNNSTAETCSRTQYSELFKKACPNAYSYPYDDVSSRFTCSGSNYLITFCPTDW